The following proteins come from a genomic window of Mustelus asterias chromosome 1, sMusAst1.hap1.1, whole genome shotgun sequence:
- the fsta gene encoding follistatin-A isoform X1, producing the protein MLRMLNSRAAFLTLSLFIFLAIGDQRVQAGNCWLQQAKNGKCQVLYMTGVSREECCKSGRLGTAWTEDDVPSSTLFRWIIFNGGAPGCTPCKETCDNVDCGPGKRCKMNKKNKPRCVCAPDCSNVTWKGSVCGTDGKTYKDECVLLKARCKGHPELEVQYQGKCRKTCRDVLCPGSSVCVVDQTNSAYCVMCNPRICPEPSSPEQYLCGNDGITYASACHIRRATCLMGRSIGVAYEGKCIKAKSCDDIQCSSGKKCLWDSRLARGRCAVCNVCQGGRSDEPVCATDNTTYPNECAMKSSACSSGTLLEIKHTGSCNYYCGDPERLKTCTEVLRCCDPYLYNSYHIFPHSHN; encoded by the exons ATGCTAAGGATGCTAAATAGCAGGGCTGCGTTTCTGACACTTTCACTTTTTATCTTCCTCGCTATTGGAGACCAACGAGTGCAGG CTGGGAACTGCTGGCTACAGCAAGCCAAGAACGGCAAGTGCCAGGTCCTGTACATGACCGGGGTCAGCCGGGAAGAATGCTGCAAAAGCGGCAGGTTGGGCACAGCGTGGACAGAAGATGATGTGCCATCCAGTACCCTTTTCCGATGGATCATCTTTAACGGCGGAGCCCCTGGTTGCACGCCTTGTAAAG AAACCTGCGATAACGTCGATTGTGGGCCAGGTAAAAGGTGCAAAATGAACAAGAAGAATAAACCTCGGTGTGTCTGTGCACCCGACTGCTCGAACGTCACGTGGAAGGGTTCCGTTTGTGGGACCGATGGGAAAACATACAAAGATGAATGTGTCCTTCTGAAGGCGAGATGCAAAGGACATCCCGAACTGGAGGTCCAATACCAAGGCAAATGCAGAA AAACGTGCAGGGATGTCTTATGTCCAGGCAGCTCTGTGTGTGTGGTAGATCAGACGAACAGCGCCTACTGTGTTATGTGTAACCCGAGGATTTGCCCTGAACCTTCGAGCCCCGAGCAGTATCTGTGCGGCAATGATGGGATCACGTACGCCAGCGCCTGCCATATCAGACGAGCCACCTGCTTGATGGGCAGATCCATTGGAGTGGCATATGAAGGGAAATGTATAA AAGCCAAATCGTGTGATGATATACAATGTAGCTCTGGAAAGAAGTGTCTGTGGGACAGCCGGCTCGCCAGGGGTCGGTGTGCTGTTTGCAATGTGTGTCAGGGTGGACGCTCGGACGAGCCAGTCTGCGCCACTGATAACACCACCTACCCCAATGAGTGTGCAATGAAAAGTTCAGCCTGTTCCTCTGGCACCCTCCTGGAGATCAAACATACAGGATCGTGCAATT ACTATTGTGGCGATCCAGAGAGATTGAAAACATGCACTGAGGTTCTGCGCTGTTGTGATCCTTATTTATACAACAGCTACCATATATTCCCCCATAGCCATaactga
- the fsta gene encoding follistatin-A isoform X2, with amino-acid sequence MLRMLNSRAAFLTLSLFIFLAIGDQRVQAGNCWLQQAKNGKCQVLYMTGVSREECCKSGRLGTAWTEDDVPSSTLFRWIIFNGGAPGCTPCKETCDNVDCGPGKRCKMNKKNKPRCVCAPDCSNVTWKGSVCGTDGKTYKDECVLLKARCKGHPELEVQYQGKCRKTCRDVLCPGSSVCVVDQTNSAYCVMCNPRICPEPSSPEQYLCGNDGITYASACHIRRATCLMGRSIGVAYEGKCIKAKSCDDIQCSSGKKCLWDSRLARGRCAVCNVCQGGRSDEPVCATDNTTYPNECAMKSSACSSGTLLEIKHTGSCNSTIYSPIAITEEDEDEEDEQENNTFPKSTFPIW; translated from the exons ATGCTAAGGATGCTAAATAGCAGGGCTGCGTTTCTGACACTTTCACTTTTTATCTTCCTCGCTATTGGAGACCAACGAGTGCAGG CTGGGAACTGCTGGCTACAGCAAGCCAAGAACGGCAAGTGCCAGGTCCTGTACATGACCGGGGTCAGCCGGGAAGAATGCTGCAAAAGCGGCAGGTTGGGCACAGCGTGGACAGAAGATGATGTGCCATCCAGTACCCTTTTCCGATGGATCATCTTTAACGGCGGAGCCCCTGGTTGCACGCCTTGTAAAG AAACCTGCGATAACGTCGATTGTGGGCCAGGTAAAAGGTGCAAAATGAACAAGAAGAATAAACCTCGGTGTGTCTGTGCACCCGACTGCTCGAACGTCACGTGGAAGGGTTCCGTTTGTGGGACCGATGGGAAAACATACAAAGATGAATGTGTCCTTCTGAAGGCGAGATGCAAAGGACATCCCGAACTGGAGGTCCAATACCAAGGCAAATGCAGAA AAACGTGCAGGGATGTCTTATGTCCAGGCAGCTCTGTGTGTGTGGTAGATCAGACGAACAGCGCCTACTGTGTTATGTGTAACCCGAGGATTTGCCCTGAACCTTCGAGCCCCGAGCAGTATCTGTGCGGCAATGATGGGATCACGTACGCCAGCGCCTGCCATATCAGACGAGCCACCTGCTTGATGGGCAGATCCATTGGAGTGGCATATGAAGGGAAATGTATAA AAGCCAAATCGTGTGATGATATACAATGTAGCTCTGGAAAGAAGTGTCTGTGGGACAGCCGGCTCGCCAGGGGTCGGTGTGCTGTTTGCAATGTGTGTCAGGGTGGACGCTCGGACGAGCCAGTCTGCGCCACTGATAACACCACCTACCCCAATGAGTGTGCAATGAAAAGTTCAGCCTGTTCCTCTGGCACCCTCCTGGAGATCAAACATACAGGATCGTGCAATT CTACCATATATTCCCCCATAGCCATaactgaagaagatgaagatgaagaagacgagcAAGAAAATAACACCTTTCCTAAATCTACATTTCCGATTTGGTAA
- the fsta gene encoding follistatin-A isoform X4, whose product MLRMLNSRAAFLTLSLFIFLAIGDQRVQAGNCWLQQAKNGKCQVLYMTGVSREECCKSGRLGTAWTEDDVPSSTLFRWIIFNGGAPGCTPCKETCDNVDCGPGKRCKMNKKNKPRCVCAPDCSNVTWKGSVCGTDGKTYKDECVLLKARCKGHPELEVQYQGKCRKTCRDVLCPGSSVCVVDQTNSAYCVMCNPRICPEPSSPEQYLCGNDGITYASACHIRRATCLMGRSIGVAYEGKCIKAKSCDDIQCSSGKKCLWDSRLARGRCAVCNVCQGGRSDEPVCATDNTTYPNECAMKSSACSSGTLLEIKHTGSCN is encoded by the exons ATGCTAAGGATGCTAAATAGCAGGGCTGCGTTTCTGACACTTTCACTTTTTATCTTCCTCGCTATTGGAGACCAACGAGTGCAGG CTGGGAACTGCTGGCTACAGCAAGCCAAGAACGGCAAGTGCCAGGTCCTGTACATGACCGGGGTCAGCCGGGAAGAATGCTGCAAAAGCGGCAGGTTGGGCACAGCGTGGACAGAAGATGATGTGCCATCCAGTACCCTTTTCCGATGGATCATCTTTAACGGCGGAGCCCCTGGTTGCACGCCTTGTAAAG AAACCTGCGATAACGTCGATTGTGGGCCAGGTAAAAGGTGCAAAATGAACAAGAAGAATAAACCTCGGTGTGTCTGTGCACCCGACTGCTCGAACGTCACGTGGAAGGGTTCCGTTTGTGGGACCGATGGGAAAACATACAAAGATGAATGTGTCCTTCTGAAGGCGAGATGCAAAGGACATCCCGAACTGGAGGTCCAATACCAAGGCAAATGCAGAA AAACGTGCAGGGATGTCTTATGTCCAGGCAGCTCTGTGTGTGTGGTAGATCAGACGAACAGCGCCTACTGTGTTATGTGTAACCCGAGGATTTGCCCTGAACCTTCGAGCCCCGAGCAGTATCTGTGCGGCAATGATGGGATCACGTACGCCAGCGCCTGCCATATCAGACGAGCCACCTGCTTGATGGGCAGATCCATTGGAGTGGCATATGAAGGGAAATGTATAA AAGCCAAATCGTGTGATGATATACAATGTAGCTCTGGAAAGAAGTGTCTGTGGGACAGCCGGCTCGCCAGGGGTCGGTGTGCTGTTTGCAATGTGTGTCAGGGTGGACGCTCGGACGAGCCAGTCTGCGCCACTGATAACACCACCTACCCCAATGAGTGTGCAATGAAAAGTTCAGCCTGTTCCTCTGGCACCCTCCTGGAGATCAAACATACAGGATCGTGCAATT GA
- the fsta gene encoding follistatin-A isoform X5, with product MTGVSREECCKSGRLGTAWTEDDVPSSTLFRWIIFNGGAPGCTPCKETCDNVDCGPGKRCKMNKKNKPRCVCAPDCSNVTWKGSVCGTDGKTYKDECVLLKARCKGHPELEVQYQGKCRKTCRDVLCPGSSVCVVDQTNSAYCVMCNPRICPEPSSPEQYLCGNDGITYASACHIRRATCLMGRSIGVAYEGKCIKAKSCDDIQCSSGKKCLWDSRLARGRCAVCNVCQGGRSDEPVCATDNTTYPNECAMKSSACSSGTLLEIKHTGSCNSITEEDEDEEDEQENNTFPKSTFPIW from the exons ATGACCGGGGTCAGCCGGGAAGAATGCTGCAAAAGCGGCAGGTTGGGCACAGCGTGGACAGAAGATGATGTGCCATCCAGTACCCTTTTCCGATGGATCATCTTTAACGGCGGAGCCCCTGGTTGCACGCCTTGTAAAG AAACCTGCGATAACGTCGATTGTGGGCCAGGTAAAAGGTGCAAAATGAACAAGAAGAATAAACCTCGGTGTGTCTGTGCACCCGACTGCTCGAACGTCACGTGGAAGGGTTCCGTTTGTGGGACCGATGGGAAAACATACAAAGATGAATGTGTCCTTCTGAAGGCGAGATGCAAAGGACATCCCGAACTGGAGGTCCAATACCAAGGCAAATGCAGAA AAACGTGCAGGGATGTCTTATGTCCAGGCAGCTCTGTGTGTGTGGTAGATCAGACGAACAGCGCCTACTGTGTTATGTGTAACCCGAGGATTTGCCCTGAACCTTCGAGCCCCGAGCAGTATCTGTGCGGCAATGATGGGATCACGTACGCCAGCGCCTGCCATATCAGACGAGCCACCTGCTTGATGGGCAGATCCATTGGAGTGGCATATGAAGGGAAATGTATAA AAGCCAAATCGTGTGATGATATACAATGTAGCTCTGGAAAGAAGTGTCTGTGGGACAGCCGGCTCGCCAGGGGTCGGTGTGCTGTTTGCAATGTGTGTCAGGGTGGACGCTCGGACGAGCCAGTCTGCGCCACTGATAACACCACCTACCCCAATGAGTGTGCAATGAAAAGTTCAGCCTGTTCCTCTGGCACCCTCCTGGAGATCAAACATACAGGATCGTGCAATT CCATaactgaagaagatgaagatgaagaagacgagcAAGAAAATAACACCTTTCCTAAATCTACATTTCCGATTTGGTAA
- the fsta gene encoding follistatin-A isoform X3, translated as MLRMLNSRAAFLTLSLFIFLAIGDQRVQAGNCWLQQAKNGKCQVLYMTGVSREECCKSGRLGTAWTEDDVPSSTLFRWIIFNGGAPGCTPCKETCDNVDCGPGKRCKMNKKNKPRCVCAPDCSNVTWKGSVCGTDGKTYKDECVLLKARCKGHPELEVQYQGKCRKTCRDVLCPGSSVCVVDQTNSAYCVMCNPRICPEPSSPEQYLCGNDGITYASACHIRRATCLMGRSIGVAYEGKCIKAKSCDDIQCSSGKKCLWDSRLARGRCAVCNVCQGGRSDEPVCATDNTTYPNECAMKSSACSSGTLLEIKHTGSCNSITEEDEDEEDEQENNTFPKSTFPIW; from the exons ATGCTAAGGATGCTAAATAGCAGGGCTGCGTTTCTGACACTTTCACTTTTTATCTTCCTCGCTATTGGAGACCAACGAGTGCAGG CTGGGAACTGCTGGCTACAGCAAGCCAAGAACGGCAAGTGCCAGGTCCTGTACATGACCGGGGTCAGCCGGGAAGAATGCTGCAAAAGCGGCAGGTTGGGCACAGCGTGGACAGAAGATGATGTGCCATCCAGTACCCTTTTCCGATGGATCATCTTTAACGGCGGAGCCCCTGGTTGCACGCCTTGTAAAG AAACCTGCGATAACGTCGATTGTGGGCCAGGTAAAAGGTGCAAAATGAACAAGAAGAATAAACCTCGGTGTGTCTGTGCACCCGACTGCTCGAACGTCACGTGGAAGGGTTCCGTTTGTGGGACCGATGGGAAAACATACAAAGATGAATGTGTCCTTCTGAAGGCGAGATGCAAAGGACATCCCGAACTGGAGGTCCAATACCAAGGCAAATGCAGAA AAACGTGCAGGGATGTCTTATGTCCAGGCAGCTCTGTGTGTGTGGTAGATCAGACGAACAGCGCCTACTGTGTTATGTGTAACCCGAGGATTTGCCCTGAACCTTCGAGCCCCGAGCAGTATCTGTGCGGCAATGATGGGATCACGTACGCCAGCGCCTGCCATATCAGACGAGCCACCTGCTTGATGGGCAGATCCATTGGAGTGGCATATGAAGGGAAATGTATAA AAGCCAAATCGTGTGATGATATACAATGTAGCTCTGGAAAGAAGTGTCTGTGGGACAGCCGGCTCGCCAGGGGTCGGTGTGCTGTTTGCAATGTGTGTCAGGGTGGACGCTCGGACGAGCCAGTCTGCGCCACTGATAACACCACCTACCCCAATGAGTGTGCAATGAAAAGTTCAGCCTGTTCCTCTGGCACCCTCCTGGAGATCAAACATACAGGATCGTGCAATT CCATaactgaagaagatgaagatgaagaagacgagcAAGAAAATAACACCTTTCCTAAATCTACATTTCCGATTTGGTAA